In Betta splendens chromosome 3, fBetSpl5.4, whole genome shotgun sequence, the genomic window AGGCAGCGTTTTCTGCTTTCTAACAGCGGCTTCCTTCATCCGCCTGCTTCCCCTGAAACCCCCGAAAGCTGTCTGAAAATATTGCATTTTATATAAGCAAATCACGTTTAATATTGCATTGTCTGCATttaaaaattcatttttttaaacgcAGCAAAAAGCGAAGCCCaacaaaaatatttagatttggGGTGTGAATAGGAAGAATTTGGAGGAGGACAGTGTGgtcatttaaaattaaaaaaaacattaactttTATTCTTCCTTTCATTAATTCTTTCTcggtctccctctctctctggtgtGAGGCGGAGTCACTGTTGGATTATTCTGACTCTGATGTGAAACTTCATTAAATGTTGATTGTTAGACCTGCAATAACATAAAATGCGGCAACATCATCAAAAAAATTCCAGGCGTCcgcttttataattattattattattattattattattattattattattattattattattattattattattattattattattattattactaaaaaATGCAATGAAGACCAAGAAAATCCTGGACAGGTCGTAAAATATTGCTTGAACTAATATTTTAAGAACAGAAATCTAAAACGAAATCGTTTCAATTTGTAGCTCTTAACAATGCATTAAATTGTCACACCATTATTTTAACTCGAACCTTAATAACTGCGTTCAGATCCAATCACACCCATAAAATCACAGCTTTCTTTCTTCGATTTATTAGAAGATTGCTGGAACACACCTCCCTGTTGAATTTGGCTTACAGGATGAAGAGTACCAATGAAAGTAAGGGGACAACAGAGGAGAGCGAACAAGTTGTGAGAGAGGGGAAGGAGACAGTGGGACATTTTCCTCGATGCACATGTCGCCGCAGTTTTGTAAACATACTTGTGCACAAAGTAAAAAATAGTACTTACACAACGTTTCCGTAACAATTAACACGACAAACAACGTGGTGATCTTAATGTGAAAACAGGCATTTAACAGTGACTTACACCATCCACAAAATAAGGTCTACCAGTAGACAGCTCTACTGTACGCAGTGATCTTTTCCCAATGCATAGAGTGTTTGCACTGCAAACTGAAACACGACGAAATTTTTTGTGGTCTCTTCTTTATGGAGCAGAAAAGGTTCTCTTGCCCTCTGAAACGTTCCCATGTGACGCCAATCGTGTCCACAGACACTATAATTTATTTCCAAACACAGGAGCTCATCTCTGATACGTGATAAAGTGAAGTCTGTATATACAAAACCATTTCGACATTACTGCTCTATAAACCTAAAGGGTCTTTTGtgcaaatttaaaataaatatatctataGATGTGACAGCCCACCGAGGCTAAATTACTGCCCGTGAATTAAGATTTCATGCAGGCCTAATTTTTTTAGTTAGTTATAAGTTTGCAACTAAATTTGAGTTGATAGCAGCCTCCAAACGAGAATAATTTaacagatgaataaatgaacagaTTCATGAATTATATTATACCAACAACGACAAAAcctaaaagcaaaaacacagttCGACAATCAATGAGGTAATTCGTAAATGGCTATGCTTTAAATAATAGGCCTATTGGGAGAAAATAACTCGCTATAATATCAAGCAAATTACCTCTTTCAACGTGTTTTAAAGGCAATTTCGACGTCGCTaaactttttttccctcttaACAACTGAGCGAAATTCATGTGATCTGTTATTTGCATACTTTACATTCACCGATAACGTGAAAATAAACAAGATATATGAAGCCTCATAAACCGGGTATCTAAAGCCCATTGTGCTCCAGCGTGTAAAATCACTGGAGACAAAAGACTGAAAATGGTGTTGTAGTGTCCCTTGGTCCCCAAATTCAGTCACTTAAgttcttattttgttttatcttttcttttctgtgcgCATCAGTGAGTCGCGGAAAATTTCAAcctcttctgcttctgtctttGGTTACAAAACCACACTCGCACCACATTTTTTTTCAGGTCCAACTTTTCCGCTATAGCTGCAATTTTTTCGGACGACGGTCGAGGCTGCACGGCGAAGTACGCCTCCAAAGACCTCTTTTCTGGAGCCGCTATCGAGGTCCTCTTGCGTTTCTTTTCCCCTCCGTTGAAAATGTCAGGTTTGCTCATTTTCTCCCTCTGGGCCccctcggcctcctccagccAGGCCTGGAGAATGGGTTTGAGCGCAATCATGTTGTTGTGAGAGAGAGTTAACGACTCGAATCGACAAATTGTACTTTGGCTCAGTGACCCCACGCCGGGGATTTTTAGATTCGCCAGAGCGCTGCCCACGTCCGCCTGGGTCACCCCCAGCTTGATCCTGCGCTGCTTGAACCGCTCCGCGAAAGCCTCCAGCTCCCTTGGGTCTGTGTCCGAGTCATTGATGGAGGGGAGTCCGGAGTTAGTGAGCCCCGGGCCGCCTTGACCTCCCCCGTGATGTCCCGGTAAGAGCCCGTGGTGGGTGAGAGGCGAGTTCATGCCCATAGCTTGATGGGAGAGGTGACCCAAGCCGTGCATGTGAGAGTGCGGGTGgccggaggaggtggagatcaGCCCTCCgccgccacctccaccacctccgcCACCGCCTCCGCCGGCCCCGTCGTGCGCGCTGGACATCAGGCTGAGCGACTGTGAGCTGATGTGGTCCATGATGTCCGgaggctccaggttctgatggtggtggtggtggtgatggtggtggtgggccaGCGGTACAGTGGACGTCGAGGAGCATGGTACCGTGCTCATCGTGTGGTAGGTGGCGTCAGGCTTAAACGGATGCGTCTTGCCCTGGGACACCGCGATGTCCACGGCCGCCAACGCCTCAGCCCGGGCCAGCAAGGTCTCATCCAGGCTCGCAAATATGTTACTCTGCAGCTGCCAGGGTGGAAATTAAACGGGAGACGGTGGGAAAAGGAACGGGTGCGAAATGAGTGGGGAAAAGGAGAAGACGGCAGAAGAAAGGAAAGACATAAATAAATGGGTCTGTCAGCCGGGACTTTTGGCGACACAGAACGCGCTCGGATTATTCCTTCAGAAGCGACAAGTCATAAAAATTAATACAAAAACAGTAAAGCCGAAATTTGCGCGAGCATGCTTTCAAAAAGATCACAGACGCTCCGAGTGATTGCCGTGGAagacatgaaaaaaacattaagTGCGCGTCTTAGCGGGATGCGCCTTGGAGCAGCCCTCGTTATTACGCGCAGACAGCGTTCGGCGCTACATGCAGCCTAAGTACAAAAAAGGACAAAGTCGAAGTTTTTTAGGGGAATGGTTTACCTGTGGAGTTTGTAGACAGGCTCTCCTTATAGCTTCCGAGCTGGAATGCAGGGTGGTGTACTTGTGCTCGGGTAAAGAGGGATGCATGGCGAAGTGCGGCTGTTTGCTGTTCATGGACATCATCTTGGCGAGCTTCTCCAATTAAAGTGCACGGGAAACAAGGGGGAACGGCTACAAGAGCTGTAAAATAGTCATAGACACACTGATCCTTTGCCTCTCCAGTAATGATGCGGCGCAGTTCGCTGTGTAGTGCGCCGAGTGCAGCCTTGAGCCCGGAGATCACAGAGATGCCTGCAGACTCTCAGACGCACTTATCTGTCTACTGTTTCCCACTGCTGGGGATGAGAGAGGCTCTTACACCTGAGCGCCTCAGATCTCGTCAAGCCCGTGCTCGGCTGCTCTCGCGAGACAAAAACTGCCAGAGCAGGCTGACAGATAAGAACTGCTCACAGGGCAGGCAATAACATCTGGAGACTAGACGCCTGCGTTTTTTAAGAGCTCTCTTCTCTCCATCCAGCCACGGGATCCATGAACTTCGCTTGTCCCAACGTGCTTAACGCCCCGTTCTTGACGTATAAACCCCTAACTTTAGGCCGTTTATCTCGGCAGACACGTTTTAAATCACTTTTGTAATATTTTACACAGTAATACACAACATTAGCAATTCAATCGGTggagtttattaaaaaataaaacttaatttaGGGCATTGTTTTTGAGACAGGAAGAACATAATTAGTAGCCTATTTTACGTAGTGCGTATTAATGACCTGCATTGGGCTAATTCATGTACATCGGGGAAAGGGAAAATATCACGCACACCTATTCCAACATTTATTATCAAATAATAGCGCCAATTATTTAATTGAGTACTTGCACGACTTGCCAGCTGTTCTTGGCGCACTCACTCATCTTAACCCTTGGTGGTAATGAGGCCGCCGCCTCGTCATTAAACCCCATCATCGCAAGACGAGTACTAAACAAATTGATTTAATACACCAGCGTAACCTTGTACACAGTCTTCACCTTAATTAATTAATCCCAATGAATTAACACTTCATTTCTTCAAAGCACAACGGTTACCCAATTAAAATTTCATGCAGCGATTAGAGGTGTGTGAAATATACATGATATCGTTAAATTTGCATAATAAATAAGGCGCTTTCTGCTACAATGGAACGGCTGCGCGCGCGCGGTCTAACGTGGCGTTCGGTTATAGGACACAGCGTGCTCTACATCAGCGTGCGCAGGTCATGCTCTTTGGTGTTTATTGGCTGCGAATCAGTAATCCTTAGTTTGATGCAATGCAAATTCGTAATACTGTTAATGCGCCATATTAAGCATTTTTAACGTTAGTGCAGCATGACAGCCTTTGATCAAGAACGCGTTATTAGAAAACTTAAATCATGTGACCAAGACGCTGAAAGagataaaaacaatgaaatcatAACTCATTGTGTCAAtgtataattttattttttgtattactTAATTCAAATGACTGTTTCTCATGTTCACTTGTCTTAGTATTGCATGTCATACAAAGATGACAATGACAAGAGCAATTTACTACAGTGAACAGCACAGAGGTGGTCGTTCAATtacaacacatacacatattcaGGCCAGACAAACCAGTGCACTACAGAACCTAAGAAACCAGTTACAGTTTCCATTAATCTATGAACCACCACAGTGGACAAAATTACAATACTAGACGTTTATTACCAAGCAtcacatacacaaa contains:
- the pou4f1 gene encoding POU domain, class 4, transcription factor 1; protein product: MMSMNSKQPHFAMHPSLPEHKYTTLHSSSEAIRRACLQTPQLQSNIFASLDETLLARAEALAAVDIAVSQGKTHPFKPDATYHTMSTVPCSSTSTVPLAHHHHHHHHHHQNLEPPDIMDHISSQSLSLMSSAHDGAGGGGGGGGGGGGGGLISTSSGHPHSHMHGLGHLSHQAMGMNSPLTHHGLLPGHHGGGQGGPGLTNSGLPSINDSDTDPRELEAFAERFKQRRIKLGVTQADVGSALANLKIPGVGSLSQSTICRFESLTLSHNNMIALKPILQAWLEEAEGAQREKMSKPDIFNGGEKKRKRTSIAAPEKRSLEAYFAVQPRPSSEKIAAIAEKLDLKKNVVRVWFCNQRQKQKRLKFSATH